The following proteins are co-located in the Phocoena phocoena chromosome 1, mPhoPho1.1, whole genome shotgun sequence genome:
- the CIMAP3 gene encoding ciliary microtubule-associated protein 3 isoform X2, with translation MCFNKAEPLVNYSFGTCQQRKVFPHSCPPSLLGNKFLPFRGEPNRGPGCYIAEDDMTPYPGMYQTVNPQEQKHKHNFAPFNSLLPRFRTYSKDSCYPGPTTYNPEIKPPKKVTWPMKFGSPDWAQVPCLQKRTLRAELPTDKDFRKHRNRVAYLSLYYN, from the exons ATGTGCTTCAATAAAGCAG AGCCGCTGGTTAACTACTCCTTTGGAACATGTCAACAGAGGAAGGTCTTTCCTCACTCCTGTCCCCCAAGCTTGTTGGGGAACAAGTTTCTCCCTTTTAGGGGAGAACCCAACAGAGGGCCTGGATGTTACATAGCAGAAGAT GATATGACACCTTACCCAGGCATGTACCAGACAGTCAATCCTCAAgagcaaaaacacaaacacaatttTGCTCCATTTAATTCTTTGCTGCCTCGATTTAGGACATACTCAAAGGACTCTTGCTATCCTGG CCCCACCACATACaacccagagataaagccacccAAAAAAGTCACCTGGCCAATGAAATTTGGATCTCCAGACTGGGCTCAGGTTCCATGTCTACAGAAAAGAACATTGAGAGCAGAG CTGCCCACAGACAAAGACTTTAGAAAGCATCGGAACCGTGTGGCCTACCTAAGCCTGTATTACAACTGA
- the CIMAP3 gene encoding ciliary microtubule-associated protein 3 isoform X1, protein MCFNKAEPLVNYSFGTCQQRKVFPHSCPPSLLGNKFLPFRGEPNRGPGCYIAEDRYGLAYNLSKVPTSIKGYAFGARTAVRFKPINKDMTPYPGMYQTVNPQEQKHKHNFAPFNSLLPRFRTYSKDSCYPGPTTYNPEIKPPKKVTWPMKFGSPDWAQVPCLQKRTLRAELPTDKDFRKHRNRVAYLSLYYN, encoded by the exons ATGTGCTTCAATAAAGCAG AGCCGCTGGTTAACTACTCCTTTGGAACATGTCAACAGAGGAAGGTCTTTCCTCACTCCTGTCCCCCAAGCTTGTTGGGGAACAAGTTTCTCCCTTTTAGGGGAGAACCCAACAGAGGGCCTGGATGTTACATAGCAGAAGAT AGGTATGGCTTGGCATACAACCTCTCTAAGGTCCCGACCAGTATAAAAGGATATGCTTTTGGAGCCAGAACAGCCGTGAGGTTTAAGCCAATTAACAAG GATATGACACCTTACCCAGGCATGTACCAGACAGTCAATCCTCAAgagcaaaaacacaaacacaatttTGCTCCATTTAATTCTTTGCTGCCTCGATTTAGGACATACTCAAAGGACTCTTGCTATCCTGG CCCCACCACATACaacccagagataaagccacccAAAAAAGTCACCTGGCCAATGAAATTTGGATCTCCAGACTGGGCTCAGGTTCCATGTCTACAGAAAAGAACATTGAGAGCAGAG CTGCCCACAGACAAAGACTTTAGAAAGCATCGGAACCGTGTGGCCTACCTAAGCCTGTATTACAACTGA